In one window of Photobacterium leiognathi DNA:
- a CDS encoding 2Fe-2S iron-sulfur cluster-binding protein → MMYQVRLLPNNITFTASTQQTVLQAALDAGITFPNRCQVGACAMCMCRKTSGEVSYQLEPMLTEKEQAEGWIFTCQAVAESDLVLTLD, encoded by the coding sequence ATTATGTATCAAGTACGCCTGTTGCCAAACAACATCACCTTTACTGCGTCAACGCAGCAAACGGTATTACAAGCAGCGCTCGACGCAGGCATTACTTTTCCCAATCGCTGTCAGGTAGGGGCATGTGCTATGTGTATGTGCCGTAAAACATCCGGTGAAGTGAGTTATCAGTTAGAGCCAATGCTCACTGAAAAAGAACAAGCGGAAGGATGGATTTTTACCTGCCAAGCGGTAGCGGAAAGTGACTTGGTGTTAACGTTAGACTAG
- the ubiD gene encoding 4-hydroxy-3-polyprenylbenzoate decarboxylase: MKFKDLRDFIAYLEQNGQLKRIKQAVDPDQEITEISDRTLRAGGPALLFENPIGYNMPVLANLFGTPQRVAMGMGRTEVKELREVGKLLAYLKEPEPPRGFREALDKIPAFKQVLNMPVKRLRNAPCQEIVWQGDEVDLDKIPVMSCWPDDVAPLLTWGLTITKGPHKKRQNLGIYRQQKIAKNKIIMRWLAHRGGALDLREWMETHPGEKFPITVAFGADPATILGAVTPIPDTLSEYAFAGLLRGRRTEVVKSLTNDLDVPASAEIVMEGYIDPEEFADEGPYGDHTGYYNEKERHHVFTITHITMRNDPIYHSTYTGRPPDEPAVLGVALNEVFVPILQKQFPEIVDFYLPPEGCSYRMAVVTMKKQYPGHAKRVMMGVWSFLRQFMYTKYVIVCDESVDARNWDSVVSAMTTHMEPVRDTLFIDNTPIDSLDFASPVVGLGSKMGLDATVKWDAELASTSSTAAKYDEQFDVEAGIAALRDAYPEIIDIDLPTASKQQMAIVSITNTEADQAQRVMQGVWDFMAQFSDAKFVILCDQDVNVRDWNDVIWAITTRMDPSRDTVQLAPTLDQSSKLGLDATNKWPDAVAREWGNPIVKNPQVVARIDAIWDQLGIEK; the protein is encoded by the coding sequence CGCACTTTACGTGCTGGTGGCCCTGCGCTTTTGTTTGAAAATCCTATTGGTTACAACATGCCTGTGCTTGCCAACTTGTTTGGTACGCCACAGCGTGTAGCGATGGGAATGGGGCGCACAGAAGTTAAAGAGTTGCGCGAAGTTGGTAAATTATTAGCGTATTTAAAAGAGCCCGAGCCACCTCGTGGTTTTCGTGAAGCGTTAGATAAGATCCCCGCATTTAAGCAAGTGCTGAACATGCCCGTGAAACGCCTACGTAACGCACCATGCCAAGAAATTGTGTGGCAAGGTGATGAGGTTGATTTAGATAAAATCCCAGTGATGAGCTGTTGGCCTGATGATGTGGCACCATTGCTAACATGGGGCTTAACTATTACTAAAGGCCCACATAAAAAGCGCCAAAACTTAGGGATTTATCGTCAGCAAAAAATCGCAAAAAATAAAATCATTATGCGCTGGTTAGCTCACCGTGGTGGTGCGTTAGATCTACGTGAATGGATGGAAACTCATCCCGGTGAGAAGTTCCCAATTACAGTCGCTTTTGGTGCTGATCCTGCCACGATTTTAGGTGCAGTAACGCCAATTCCAGATACCTTATCTGAGTACGCATTTGCAGGCTTACTGCGTGGGCGTCGTACTGAAGTGGTGAAAAGTTTAACCAATGATTTAGATGTGCCAGCAAGCGCTGAAATTGTCATGGAAGGCTATATCGACCCTGAAGAATTTGCGGATGAAGGCCCGTATGGCGATCACACGGGTTACTATAACGAGAAAGAGCGTCATCACGTCTTTACTATCACGCATATCACCATGCGTAACGATCCGATTTATCACAGTACTTACACCGGTCGTCCGCCCGATGAGCCTGCGGTATTAGGTGTGGCACTGAACGAAGTGTTTGTGCCGATTTTGCAAAAGCAATTTCCTGAGATAGTTGATTTCTACCTGCCACCTGAAGGTTGTTCATACCGCATGGCGGTGGTGACGATGAAGAAGCAATATCCGGGTCATGCCAAACGTGTGATGATGGGCGTATGGTCTTTCTTGCGTCAGTTCATGTACACCAAGTATGTGATTGTGTGCGATGAAAGTGTCGATGCCCGTAATTGGGACAGTGTGGTGTCTGCGATGACAACTCACATGGAGCCTGTACGTGACACATTGTTCATTGATAACACCCCAATTGACTCATTAGATTTTGCTTCGCCTGTGGTTGGGCTTGGTTCTAAAATGGGCTTAGATGCAACGGTGAAATGGGATGCTGAGCTTGCTAGTACATCATCGACTGCAGCCAAATATGATGAGCAATTTGATGTTGAAGCGGGCATTGCTGCTTTGCGTGACGCTTATCCTGAGATCATTGATATTGACTTACCGACGGCAAGTAAGCAGCAGATGGCGATTGTAAGTATTACCAATACCGAAGCGGATCAAGCACAGCGTGTGATGCAAGGTGTTTGGGACTTCATGGCGCAGTTTAGTGATGCAAAATTTGTCATCTTGTGTGATCAAGACGTCAACGTGCGTGATTGGAACGATGTTATTTGGGCGATCACTACACGTATGGATCCTAGCCGTGATACGGTACAGCTAGCGCCAACATTAGACCAAAGTAGTAAGCTTGGACTAGATGCTACTAATAAATGGCCTGATGCTGTGGCACGTGAATGGGGCAACCCAATAGTTAAGAATCCGCAAGTTGTCGCAAGAATAGATGCGATTTGGGACCAACTTGGGATCGAGAAGTAA
- a CDS encoding IS4 family transposase, giving the protein MTYIEPTLWAQKQFGQADLNDPRRTQRLVALATSLAEQPGIPISKLIISPADMEGAYRFIRNDQIKAEDIAEAGFYVTAQEALEQQTLLALEDTTSLSYSHHSIQDTLGHSNQGNRHRAMFVHSTLLFAPETHTVVGLIEQQRWTRDIEKRGQRHQHATRPYKEKESYKWEQASRHVAERLGEKMSEVISVCDREADLFEYLTYKHEQQQRFIVRSMQSRCIEEHDNRLYDYASKLLSAGNKELKIPQKGGRKSRTAHLDIKYAPVTLKSPANKKEFDNISLYYVGCIEQGESDDKLAWHLLTSEPVTNKEEALNIVSYYERRWLIEDFHKVWKSEGTQVEQLRMQSKDNLERLSVILAFIATRLLQLRFMNESKELSSSCCERVLKGKAWKLMWLKLEKKKLPKEAPNISWAYKSIARLGGWKDTKRTGRASVKTLWQGWFRLQTILEGYELAKSLEHNDL; this is encoded by the coding sequence ATGACCTATATAGAACCAACTCTTTGGGCTCAAAAACAATTCGGTCAAGCCGATCTTAATGACCCAAGACGCACTCAAAGACTCGTTGCTCTAGCTACCTCTCTGGCTGAACAACCTGGTATCCCTATCTCAAAACTCATCATCTCCCCAGCCGATATGGAAGGGGCTTATCGCTTTATTCGTAATGACCAAATCAAAGCAGAAGATATTGCAGAAGCTGGATTCTATGTCACAGCACAAGAAGCTTTAGAGCAACAAACACTGCTTGCATTGGAAGATACCACTTCTCTAAGTTACTCACATCACAGCATACAAGATACACTCGGGCATTCCAATCAAGGTAATCGACACCGAGCAATGTTCGTTCATTCAACATTGCTTTTTGCTCCCGAAACTCACACTGTAGTTGGTTTAATCGAACAACAACGCTGGACCCGAGATATTGAAAAACGTGGTCAAAGACACCAGCACGCAACTCGACCATACAAAGAAAAAGAAAGTTATAAATGGGAACAAGCATCTCGCCATGTTGCAGAGCGACTAGGCGAGAAAATGTCAGAGGTTATTTCTGTATGTGATAGAGAAGCCGATTTATTCGAGTACCTCACTTACAAGCACGAGCAACAACAACGATTTATCGTTCGCTCAATGCAAAGTCGCTGTATCGAGGAGCATGATAATCGTCTTTATGACTACGCTTCCAAGTTGTTATCAGCAGGAAACAAAGAGCTAAAAATACCGCAAAAAGGCGGTCGTAAGTCCCGCACGGCTCATCTAGACATCAAATATGCTCCCGTGACACTTAAGTCTCCCGCCAATAAAAAAGAGTTCGATAATATCTCTCTCTACTATGTTGGATGTATAGAGCAAGGTGAGAGTGACGACAAGCTCGCATGGCATTTACTGACATCAGAGCCTGTAACGAACAAAGAGGAAGCACTTAACATCGTCAGTTATTATGAGCGTCGTTGGCTGATAGAAGATTTTCACAAGGTTTGGAAAAGTGAAGGCACGCAAGTTGAACAACTGAGAATGCAAAGTAAAGATAACTTAGAAAGGCTCAGTGTTATTTTGGCATTTATTGCTACTCGTTTACTCCAGTTAAGATTTATGAACGAATCTAAAGAGTTATCTAGTAGCTGTTGTGAACGGGTGTTAAAAGGTAAAGCGTGGAAGCTTATGTGGTTAAAATTGGAGAAGAAAAAGCTGCCCAAAGAAGCACCAAATATATCGTGGGCTTACAAAAGTATTGCACGGTTAGGTGGTTGGAAAGATACCAAGCGGACGGGTCGCGCTTCTGTAAAGACATTATGGCAAGGATGGTTTAGGTTACAAACCATCCTTGAAGGATATGAACTAGCTAAGTCTCTTGAACACAATGACTTGTGA
- the uspB gene encoding universal stress protein UspB translates to MSSDAFLFALFLVAVVNTSRYISTLRTLLAVMRECDPLLYQQVDGRGFFSSQGNVSKQIRLFHYIRSEQYKKHHDPVFMAKCIKVRKLFVLASTFVIAFFISIFAVAFLGY, encoded by the coding sequence ATGAGTAGTGATGCATTTCTTTTCGCGCTATTTTTAGTGGCGGTCGTTAATACTTCTCGTTATATCAGTACATTACGTACTTTGCTGGCGGTAATGAGAGAGTGCGATCCTTTGCTTTATCAGCAAGTTGATGGACGCGGTTTCTTTTCTTCTCAAGGTAATGTCAGCAAGCAAATCCGCTTATTTCACTATATTCGTAGTGAGCAATATAAAAAGCATCATGATCCGGTGTTCATGGCAAAGTGTATTAAAGTGCGCAAACTTTTCGTCCTTGCCAGTACCTTTGTGATTGCTTTCTTTATCTCGATTTTTGCGGTGGCTTTCCTCGGTTACTGA
- a CDS encoding carboxylate/amino acid/amine transporter: MGYLSAITLLWAFSFSLIGVYLAGQVDPWFSVLTRVSLAVLVFLPFLRFKHILPKLALKLMVIGAFQLGIMYCFYYQSFLYLTVPEVLLFTIFTPIYVTLIYDALHKQFSPWYLLTAAIAVLGAAVIKFEGINQDFIIGFFIVQGANLCFAIGQVGYKRIMEQESTDLPQHTVFGWFYIGAICVALPMFLLFGNTAKLPTTDVQWGVLIYLGVIASGVGYFIWNKGATQVNAGALAIMNNALVPAGLIVNIVIWNRDVDYPRLIIGGIIIMLSLWINETWVKRKAQATA; the protein is encoded by the coding sequence ATGGGATATTTATCTGCTATCACCCTGTTGTGGGCGTTTTCTTTTAGTTTAATTGGCGTCTACCTAGCAGGTCAGGTTGATCCTTGGTTCTCCGTTCTCACCCGTGTCAGCCTTGCCGTCCTCGTCTTTTTGCCATTTCTGCGCTTTAAACACATCCTTCCCAAGTTAGCGCTCAAACTCATGGTCATTGGCGCGTTCCAACTTGGCATTATGTACTGCTTTTATTACCAATCTTTCTTGTATCTCACCGTACCTGAAGTGCTGCTATTTACCATTTTCACGCCGATTTACGTCACCTTGATTTATGATGCGCTGCACAAGCAGTTCTCACCTTGGTATTTATTAACCGCAGCCATTGCCGTACTGGGTGCCGCCGTTATTAAGTTTGAAGGCATTAACCAAGACTTCATCATTGGCTTTTTCATCGTTCAAGGCGCTAACCTGTGTTTTGCCATCGGACAAGTTGGTTATAAACGTATTATGGAACAAGAGAGCACAGATCTACCGCAGCATACGGTGTTCGGTTGGTTCTACATCGGCGCAATTTGTGTCGCACTACCGATGTTTCTATTATTTGGTAATACCGCAAAATTGCCGACCACAGACGTGCAATGGGGTGTGTTGATTTATCTTGGAGTCATTGCATCAGGGGTTGGTTATTTCATTTGGAATAAAGGGGCGACCCAAGTCAATGCGGGCGCACTGGCAATCATGAATAACGCATTAGTCCCTGCCGGATTGATTGTGAATATTGTGATTTGGAATCGAGATGTGGATTATCCGCGCTTAATTATCGGCGGTATCATTATCATGTTGTCACTGTGGATCAACGAAACTTGGGTTAAACGCAAAGCACAAGCTACCGCTTAA
- the fre gene encoding NAD(P)H-flavin reductase, with the protein MSIQCEVKSVQPLAANTYRILLKPEQAIDFKAGQYLLAVMGEKDKRPFSIASSPCREGELELHIGAAEQNAYALEVVEAMKAALDCNEPVVVDAAHGEAWLRHESERPLLMIAGGTGFSYIRSMLDNCISRGLTQPIFVYWGGRGIDQLYANEEMQALAAKHGNITYVPVVENAPENWSGKVGNVLDAVAEDFVCLSAYDIYVCGRFEMAGAARERFCNEKGAHREHMFADAFAFI; encoded by the coding sequence ATGTCTATCCAGTGCGAAGTAAAGTCAGTACAACCCTTAGCCGCGAACACGTATCGCATTTTGTTAAAGCCTGAGCAGGCGATTGATTTCAAAGCGGGACAATACCTGCTTGCGGTAATGGGCGAGAAAGATAAACGTCCATTTTCAATTGCTAGTAGCCCATGCCGTGAAGGCGAGCTTGAGCTACATATTGGTGCGGCAGAGCAAAATGCGTATGCATTAGAAGTCGTAGAAGCGATGAAAGCGGCATTAGATTGCAATGAGCCTGTCGTGGTTGATGCAGCCCACGGTGAAGCATGGCTGCGCCATGAAAGTGAGCGTCCACTACTGATGATTGCAGGTGGTACTGGTTTTTCTTATATCCGTAGCATGCTCGATAACTGCATTAGCCGTGGTTTAACTCAGCCTATCTTCGTTTACTGGGGCGGTCGTGGTATCGATCAGCTATATGCCAATGAAGAGATGCAGGCGTTAGCGGCAAAACACGGCAACATCACCTATGTGCCAGTGGTTGAAAATGCCCCTGAAAATTGGTCAGGCAAAGTCGGTAACGTATTGGATGCGGTAGCAGAGGATTTTGTTTGCTTATCAGCGTACGACATCTATGTTTGTGGTCGTTTTGAAATGGCTGGTGCGGCGCGTGAACGTTTCTGCAATGAAAAAGGTGCGCACCGCGAACACATGTTTGCCGATGCCTTTGCTTTTATCTAA
- the ftnA gene encoding non-heme ferritin encodes MLAKAMVDNLNEQINLEFFSSNLYLQMSAWCEDKGFEGAAEFLRAHAVEEMEHMQRLFTYVSETGAMPILGSIAAPKHEFASLGDVFRETYEHEQLITKKINELAHVAFTTQDYSTFNFLQWYVAEQHEEEKLFKGILDKIELVGEDGKALFFIDKDLAAMAKAESTSVMDSQA; translated from the coding sequence ATGTTAGCCAAGGCTATGGTGGATAACCTAAACGAGCAAATCAATTTAGAATTTTTCTCTTCTAACCTGTACCTGCAAATGAGCGCATGGTGTGAAGATAAAGGTTTTGAAGGTGCTGCCGAGTTTCTACGCGCTCATGCCGTTGAAGAAATGGAGCATATGCAGCGTTTGTTTACTTACGTAAGTGAAACAGGTGCAATGCCAATTTTAGGGTCAATTGCAGCGCCTAAGCATGAATTTGCTTCGCTAGGTGACGTGTTCCGTGAAACATACGAGCATGAGCAGTTGATCACCAAGAAAATTAACGAGTTAGCGCATGTTGCATTTACTACGCAAGATTACTCAACCTTTAACTTCTTGCAGTGGTATGTGGCAGAGCAACACGAAGAAGAAAAACTGTTTAAAGGCATTTTAGACAAAATTGAATTAGTCGGTGAAGACGGTAAAGCACTATTCTTTATTGATAAAGATTTAGCAGCAATGGCAAAAGCAGAGTCTACATCTGTTATGGATTCACAAGCCTAA
- a CDS encoding universal stress protein, producing the protein MVYKHILAAIDLSEDSEVLVHKAALLAKALDAKLSLIHIDVDYADLYTGLIDINLAEMHERAESDAQMQLHRLAQEAHYPVAHTLVGSGDLSEEICNAIKNMDIDLVICGHHQDFWSKILSSTRQLLSRTPVDLLMVPLK; encoded by the coding sequence ATGGTCTACAAACATATCCTTGCCGCCATTGATTTATCAGAAGATAGTGAAGTTTTGGTTCACAAAGCAGCACTACTGGCTAAAGCGCTCGATGCGAAATTATCTCTGATCCATATCGATGTTGATTATGCCGATCTCTACACTGGATTAATTGATATTAATTTAGCAGAAATGCACGAGCGTGCTGAAAGTGATGCTCAAATGCAACTTCATCGTTTAGCGCAAGAAGCTCATTATCCTGTTGCCCATACTTTGGTTGGCAGTGGCGATCTGAGTGAAGAAATTTGCAATGCCATTAAGAACATGGATATCGACTTGGTGATCTGTGGTCACCACCAAGATTTCTGGAGCAAAATCCTGTCTTCTACCCGTCAGCTATTAAGCCGCACACCTGTCGACTTACTGATGGTACCGCTAAAATAA
- a CDS encoding mechanosensitive ion channel family protein — MEKFMHWWASLEKGASVDWMYNIGLLLLLSSVLWGGWILLSRRLSTVAEKSQFIWDDALISAIRAPITLCIWVWPGLLSLGILVDNLTTYSSSSLSTIRHLLIIWTIVWTLFRLIANMEHTILENRPQRDATTVNAISKILRLIVMVFGGLIAMQNLGLSLSGLLTFGGVGGLVVGMAAKDLLANFFGGMMLYFDRPFKVGDWIRSPDRQIEGTVEKIGFRMTIIRTFDKRPLYVPNSVFSSVVVENASRMLNRRIKQSVGLRYCDAAVVGDVVRDIKTMLQNHPDIDTRQTLIVSFDTYGASSLNILVYTFTKTVEWIKYKDVQQDVMLKIVEIVHSHGADFAFPTTTLDMPAAASTALASIERVQQA; from the coding sequence ATGGAAAAATTCATGCATTGGTGGGCGTCTTTAGAAAAAGGCGCATCTGTCGATTGGATGTATAACATTGGCTTATTGTTACTATTAAGCTCGGTGTTATGGGGTGGATGGATCCTATTATCACGTCGTTTATCTACAGTGGCAGAAAAGAGCCAGTTTATTTGGGATGACGCGCTGATCAGTGCCATTCGTGCGCCAATCACCTTATGTATTTGGGTGTGGCCGGGCTTACTGTCACTGGGTATTTTGGTCGATAATTTAACCACGTATTCCAGCAGTTCATTATCAACAATCCGCCATTTATTGATCATCTGGACGATTGTTTGGACCCTGTTTCGCTTAATAGCCAATATGGAGCACACCATATTGGAAAACCGTCCGCAGCGTGATGCGACCACGGTGAATGCGATTTCCAAGATATTACGTCTGATCGTAATGGTGTTTGGTGGCTTAATTGCCATGCAAAACCTCGGCTTGAGCTTATCGGGTTTATTAACCTTTGGTGGTGTCGGTGGTTTAGTGGTCGGTATGGCAGCCAAAGATCTACTGGCTAATTTCTTCGGTGGCATGATGCTGTATTTTGATCGCCCGTTTAAAGTCGGTGATTGGATCCGAAGCCCAGATCGCCAAATAGAAGGCACGGTGGAGAAAATTGGTTTCCGTATGACCATTATCCGCACCTTTGATAAGCGTCCCTTGTATGTGCCGAACTCGGTATTTAGCTCAGTGGTGGTAGAAAACGCCTCTCGCATGCTCAACCGCCGTATTAAGCAAAGTGTCGGTCTGCGTTACTGTGATGCAGCAGTGGTCGGTGATGTGGTGCGTGATATTAAAACCATGCTACAAAATCACCCTGATATAGATACCCGTCAAACCTTGATTGTGAGCTTTGATACTTATGGTGCCTCGTCGCTTAATATCTTGGTGTATACCTTTACCAAAACGGTTGAGTGGATTAAATACAAAGACGTGCAACAAGATGTGATGCTTAAAATTGTGGAGATTGTTCATTCACACGGTGCGGACTTTGCGTTCCCAACCACAACATTAGATATGCCTGCAGCGGCATCTACGGCATTGGCGTCGATTGAGCGGGTTCAGCAAGCGTAA